A genomic stretch from Oleomonas cavernae includes:
- a CDS encoding ferredoxin reductase, whose amino-acid sequence MKARLLDLAGLFATPLRPSHYLELVNPLWTTHRLQARVESVWDETADARTLTLRPGRGWRSHRAGQFIRVGASIDGLRHTRTYSISSAPERGDECITITVKAVDGGRVSRHLVRQIKPGDYLPIGLPQGEFVLPEAMPVRPLFITAGSGITPVMAMLRSYAALGRMPDVTHIHYAPHAYDVIFGNELKALAAAHPGYKLKLVHTRELGAELSQRRHFSAEQLAELCPDWAERDVWGCGPAALLGAVESHWNQAGRARHLHLERFQAVLAPVPADAAGGHVSFTTSKCETDADGHTPLLRVAEAAGLNPAHGCRMGICHGCDAVLVSGCVRDLRTGALIDEPGDKVQVCVSAACGDVALAL is encoded by the coding sequence TTGAAAGCCCGCCTCCTCGACCTCGCCGGGCTGTTCGCGACCCCCTTGCGCCCCTCCCACTATCTGGAACTGGTCAACCCGTTGTGGACCACCCACCGCCTGCAGGCGCGGGTCGAATCGGTGTGGGACGAGACCGCCGATGCCCGCACCCTGACCCTGCGGCCGGGCCGCGGCTGGCGCAGCCACCGGGCCGGGCAGTTCATCCGGGTGGGCGCCAGCATCGACGGCCTGCGCCATACCCGCACCTATTCGATCTCCTCAGCGCCCGAGCGCGGCGACGAGTGCATCACCATCACGGTGAAGGCGGTCGACGGCGGCCGGGTCTCGCGCCACCTGGTGCGCCAGATCAAGCCGGGCGACTACCTGCCCATCGGCCTGCCCCAGGGCGAATTCGTCCTGCCCGAGGCGATGCCGGTGCGGCCCCTGTTCATCACGGCGGGCAGCGGCATCACCCCGGTGATGGCCATGCTGCGCTCCTACGCCGCCCTGGGCCGGATGCCGGACGTGACCCACATCCACTATGCCCCCCACGCCTATGACGTGATCTTCGGCAACGAGCTGAAAGCCCTCGCCGCCGCCCATCCCGGCTACAAGCTGAAACTGGTTCACACCCGCGAGCTGGGCGCGGAACTGTCGCAGCGCCGCCACTTCAGCGCCGAGCAGCTTGCCGAGCTGTGCCCCGACTGGGCGGAACGCGACGTCTGGGGTTGCGGCCCCGCCGCCCTGCTGGGCGCCGTGGAAAGCCACTGGAACCAGGCCGGCCGCGCCCGCCACCTGCATCTGGAACGGTTCCAGGCGGTCCTGGCGCCGGTCCCGGCCGATGCCGCCGGCGGCCATGTCAGCTTCACCACCAGCAAATGCGAGACGGATGCCGATGGCCACACGCCGCTGCTGCGGGTGGCGGAAGCCGCCGGCCTCAACCCCGCCCACGGTTGCCGCATGGGCATCTGCCACGGTTGCGACGCGGTGCTGGTCTCGGGCTGTGTCCGCGACCTGCGCACCGGCGCCCTGATCGACGAGCCCGGCGACAAGGTTCAAGTCTGCGTCAGCGCCGCCTGCGGCGACGTTGCCCTCGCCCTCTAA
- a CDS encoding fatty acid desaturase family protein → MSLPVHLNDTEIDEFGRELDHIYEEVMTSRGDRDAAYIRRVIKVQRWLALGGRIVIYASLGLLPYWGHALATWPAFLGVITLGTLMLGTAKILENMEIGHNVMHAQWDWMRDPEIQSSSWEWDTVCPSDQWKHSHNVMHHTWTNVIGKDRDVGYGILRVSEAQAWSPKYLPQMLYNTLLGLFFDWGVALHDVEAERLIAGEKTWKEALPTLKGIGRKVVRQVGKDYLAYPLLAGPFFLYVLGANFTANIIRNVWSYMIIFCGHFPAGSQVFTVEQVENETRAKWYVRQLLGSCNITGGKLFHIMSGNLSHQIEHHLFPDMPSNRYPEVAPRVQALCARYGLAYNSHSLGRQFGTTTWKILRLSLPTPNAA, encoded by the coding sequence ATGTCTCTCCCGGTTCACCTGAACGATACCGAAATCGACGAATTCGGCCGCGAACTCGACCATATCTACGAAGAGGTCATGACCAGCCGCGGCGACCGCGACGCCGCCTACATCCGGCGGGTGATCAAGGTCCAGCGCTGGCTGGCCCTGGGCGGCCGGATCGTGATCTATGCCAGCCTCGGCCTGCTGCCCTATTGGGGCCATGCCCTGGCGACCTGGCCCGCCTTCCTGGGTGTGATCACGCTCGGCACCCTGATGCTGGGGACCGCCAAGATCCTGGAGAACATGGAGATCGGCCACAATGTCATGCATGCCCAGTGGGACTGGATGCGCGACCCGGAAATCCAGTCCAGCTCCTGGGAATGGGACACGGTCTGCCCGTCCGACCAGTGGAAGCATTCGCATAATGTGATGCATCACACCTGGACCAATGTGATCGGCAAGGACCGCGACGTCGGCTACGGCATCCTGCGCGTCAGCGAGGCGCAAGCATGGTCGCCCAAGTACCTGCCCCAGATGCTCTACAACACCCTGCTGGGCCTATTCTTCGACTGGGGCGTCGCGCTCCATGATGTCGAGGCCGAACGGCTGATCGCGGGCGAGAAGACCTGGAAGGAAGCCCTGCCCACCCTGAAGGGCATCGGCCGCAAGGTGGTGCGCCAGGTGGGCAAGGACTACCTCGCCTATCCGCTGCTGGCCGGGCCGTTCTTCCTCTATGTCCTGGGCGCCAATTTCACCGCCAACATCATCCGCAACGTCTGGTCCTACATGATCATCTTCTGCGGCCACTTCCCCGCCGGCTCGCAGGTGTTCACCGTCGAGCAGGTCGAGAACGAGACCCGGGCGAAGTGGTATGTCCGGCAGTTGCTGGGCTCGTGCAACATCACCGGCGGCAAGCTGTTCCACATCATGTCGGGCAACCTCAGCCACCAGATCGAACACCACCTGTTCCCCGACATGCCTTCCAACCGCTACCCGGAAGTGGCGCCGCGCGTCCAGGCCCTGTGCGCCCGCTATGGCCTGGCCTACAACAGCCATTCGCTGGGCCGGCAGTTCGGCACCACGACCTGGAAGATCCTGCGGCTGTCCCTGCCCACCCCCAACGCCGCCTGA
- a CDS encoding HIT family protein, with protein MAGPAHKLREPECIFCKIVDGVLPCHKVYEDEHTLAFMDIFPLSPGHALVIPKDHHPDLFAMTDALLGPVMTTTRKVAIAIAKAFGPDGVNLFQANGPAAGQTVFHFHMHILPRRFGDGVLATNHGQRAGDHTALAGEAQKVRGILSDM; from the coding sequence ATGGCCGGCCCCGCCCACAAACTGCGCGAACCAGAGTGCATCTTCTGCAAGATCGTCGACGGCGTCCTGCCCTGTCACAAGGTCTATGAGGACGAGCACACCCTGGCTTTCATGGATATCTTTCCGTTGAGCCCGGGCCATGCCCTGGTCATCCCCAAGGACCACCACCCCGACCTCTTCGCCATGACCGACGCCCTGCTGGGGCCGGTCATGACCACCACGCGCAAGGTGGCGATCGCCATCGCCAAGGCCTTCGGCCCCGACGGCGTGAACCTGTTCCAGGCCAACGGCCCGGCCGCCGGCCAGACGGTGTTCCATTTCCACATGCACATCCTGCCCCGGCGCTTCGGCGACGGCGTGCTGGCCACCAACCACGGCCAGCGCGCGGGCGACCACACCGCCCTGGCCGGCGAGGCGCAAAAGGTTCGCGGCATCCTGTCCGACATGTAG
- a CDS encoding AAA family ATPase, producing the protein MIRRFRVRNYRSLRDVEIEPGALTVVTGANGAGKSNLYRALTLAAAAARGNLAPTMVEDGGMPSALWAGDWKKDEPRRLIVDVECDAWRYKVACGVPIPTGQAFQLDPEVKVEELAAIDGMRTLTLLERKGPSAWMRTKGGSKTTYPVVLEPQEAALAQLREPHLYPEIAGVQREMAGWRFYHHFRTDAGSPIRSAQIGTRTPVLSTDGHDLAAAFQTIIEIGDRDGLTTAVDRAFPGARLGIDFGRGQFDTHLFQQGFPRAFAARELSDGTLRYLCLVAALLSPRPPPLLVLNEPDQSLHPDLTGPLTDLILYAAASTQVWVITHSTPLARLLAQAGATAFDLRLENGATAAEQVG; encoded by the coding sequence ATGATCCGGCGTTTCCGCGTCCGCAACTATCGCTCGCTGCGCGACGTCGAGATCGAGCCGGGTGCCCTGACCGTGGTGACCGGCGCCAATGGTGCGGGCAAGTCGAACCTGTACCGGGCCCTGACGCTGGCGGCGGCTGCGGCACGCGGCAACCTGGCGCCCACCATGGTCGAAGACGGCGGCATGCCCTCCGCCCTGTGGGCGGGGGATTGGAAGAAAGACGAGCCGCGGCGGCTGATCGTGGACGTCGAGTGCGATGCATGGCGATACAAGGTCGCGTGCGGCGTACCGATTCCAACCGGGCAAGCGTTCCAACTCGACCCCGAGGTGAAGGTGGAGGAACTTGCCGCCATCGACGGCATGCGTACCCTCACGCTTCTTGAGCGCAAGGGCCCCAGTGCCTGGATGCGGACCAAAGGCGGCAGCAAGACGACCTATCCCGTCGTCCTGGAACCGCAAGAAGCCGCCCTTGCCCAATTGCGCGAACCGCACCTCTATCCCGAGATCGCCGGCGTCCAGCGCGAAATGGCGGGCTGGCGCTTCTATCATCATTTCCGCACCGATGCCGGTTCACCTATTCGCTCGGCCCAGATCGGCACCCGCACACCGGTGCTGTCGACCGACGGTCACGACCTCGCTGCTGCATTCCAGACCATCATCGAGATCGGCGATCGTGACGGCCTGACGACGGCCGTCGACCGAGCCTTTCCCGGAGCCCGGCTTGGGATCGACTTCGGCCGGGGCCAATTCGACACGCACCTGTTCCAGCAGGGCTTTCCCCGTGCCTTCGCCGCCCGCGAACTGTCGGACGGCACCTTGCGTTACCTGTGCCTGGTCGCCGCCCTGCTCTCGCCCCGGCCGCCGCCGCTGCTGGTGCTGAACGAGCCTGACCAGAGCCTGCACCCGGACCTGACCGGCCCGTTGACCGACCTGATCCTCTATGCCGCCGCCTCGACCCAGGTCTGGGTGATCACCCACAGCACGCCGCTGGCCCGGCTACTGGCCCAGGCCGGCGCCACCGCGTTCGACCTGCGGCTGGAGAACGGCGCGACCGCGGCCGAGCAGGTGGGGTGA
- a CDS encoding glutathione S-transferase family protein, producing MTITITAFERSPDGGKGLARDTRVRWALEEVGQPYEVRLVSFRAMKEPAHLALHPFGQIPTYEEGALALFETGSIVFHIAERHAGLLPDDADARARAITWMFAALNTVEPPILELTIAKIVEGDRPWSKERLPLVEDRIRDRLKQLSARLRDADWLDGGFSAGDLMMVSVLLRLKSSGILDDYPNLAAYLARGEARPAYKRAFEAQLAVNTGTPLPG from the coding sequence ATGACCATCACCATCACCGCCTTTGAACGGTCACCCGACGGCGGCAAGGGGCTGGCGCGTGATACGCGCGTGCGCTGGGCGCTTGAAGAAGTCGGCCAGCCCTATGAGGTTCGCCTTGTTTCGTTTCGGGCGATGAAGGAACCCGCGCATCTGGCGCTTCATCCTTTCGGCCAGATCCCGACCTATGAGGAAGGCGCTCTCGCCCTGTTCGAGACAGGCTCGATCGTGTTCCATATCGCCGAGCGCCACGCGGGCCTGCTGCCGGACGATGCCGATGCCCGGGCGCGCGCGATCACATGGATGTTTGCCGCGCTCAACACGGTGGAGCCGCCGATCCTCGAACTCACCATCGCCAAGATCGTGGAGGGCGACAGGCCCTGGAGCAAGGAGCGCCTGCCGCTGGTCGAGGACCGCATCCGCGACCGGTTGAAGCAACTTTCCGCGCGCCTGCGCGATGCCGACTGGCTCGACGGTGGGTTCAGCGCGGGCGACCTGATGATGGTGTCGGTACTGCTCAGGCTGAAATCATCGGGCATTCTGGACGACTATCCGAACCTGGCCGCCTATCTCGCCCGCGGCGAAGCGCGGCCCGCCTACAAGCGGGCGTTCGAGGCCCAACTGGCGGTCAACACCGGCACACCACTGCCGGGCTGA
- a CDS encoding host attachment protein — MARNQLPNYWVLLADGHHARLLEGGRPFDSLTGVDGGVIEPSDGAHAYAHDIMSDRPGRSFNSADSRRSAMEPQTDPQRLEKTRFAQKLAAILDAGATAQRFERLIIAAPAPVLGDLRHSLGPAARDKVVAEIDKDLVKTPSTDLGRHLLNAIGF; from the coding sequence ATGGCCAGGAATCAACTGCCGAACTACTGGGTCCTTCTTGCCGATGGCCATCATGCCCGGCTGCTGGAAGGCGGGCGCCCGTTCGATAGCCTGACCGGGGTCGACGGCGGCGTGATCGAGCCGAGCGACGGCGCTCATGCCTATGCCCATGACATCATGAGCGACCGGCCGGGCCGGTCGTTCAACTCGGCCGACTCGCGGCGCTCGGCCATGGAGCCGCAGACCGATCCCCAGCGCCTGGAGAAGACCCGCTTCGCCCAGAAGCTGGCCGCCATTCTCGACGCCGGGGCGACGGCCCAGCGCTTCGAACGCCTGATCATCGCGGCGCCCGCACCGGTCCTGGGCGATCTGCGCCATTCCCTGGGGCCGGCCGCCAGGGACAAGGTCGTGGCCGAGATCGACAAGGATCTGGTGAAGACCCCGTCGACCGACCTGGGCCGGCACCTGCTGAACGCCATCGGCTTCTAG
- the clpA gene encoding ATP-dependent Clp protease ATP-binding subunit ClpA — protein MPSFSRSLEKSLHRALALANERQHEFATLEHLLLALIDDSDAAAVMRACNVDLDVLRRQLVGYLDTELEGLVVESDEDAKPTTGFQRVIQRAVIHVQSSGRDQVTGANVLVAIFGERESHAAYFLQEQDMTRLDAVSYISHGVAKRPGHGESRPVRGAEEDNSEAPGAQRRPPEGGSAPRKGEALAAYAVNLNRKAADGKIDPVIGREPEIERTIQILCRRQKNNPLLVGDPGVGKTAIAEGLALKIVEGDVPEVLFNAVIYSLDMGTLLAGTRYRGDFEERLKAVISEIEQTPGAILFIDEIHTVIGAGATSGGSMDASNLLKPALAQGSLRCIGSTTYKEFRSYFEKDRALLRRFQKIDVNEPSVPDSIKILKGLKPYFEEHHQVRYTNDAIKAAVELAAKYINDRKLPDKAIDVIDESGAAQMLLPPARRRKTIGVKEIEAVVAKIARIPPKSVSKDDRALLRNLETELQRVVYGQDAAINALAAAIKLARAGLREGEKPIGSYLFSGPTGVGKTEVARQLAKIMGVELIRFDMSEYMERHTVSRLIGAPPGYVGFDQGGLLTDAVDQHPHCVLLLDEIEKAHPDLFNILLQVMDHGKLTDHNGKKIDFRNVVLIMTTNAGASEAAKTAIGFGRTTNFGADEDAIKRLFTPEFRNRLDAVVPFGGLTPEIIAKVVDKFIAELEFQLGDRGVEITVSQAARTHLATTGFDPLFGARPLARVIAEKVKKPLADDLLFGKLARGGTVHVDLKDGELIFEIEAAKRPHPTEDDGDAERTPELTH, from the coding sequence TTGCCGTCCTTTTCGCGCAGCCTCGAAAAGTCCCTTCACCGGGCACTGGCCCTCGCCAACGAGCGCCAGCATGAATTCGCCACCCTCGAGCATCTTCTGCTCGCCCTGATCGACGATTCCGACGCGGCGGCCGTGATGCGTGCCTGCAACGTCGATCTCGACGTCTTGCGGCGCCAGCTCGTCGGCTACCTGGATACCGAGCTCGAGGGCCTGGTCGTCGAAAGCGACGAGGATGCCAAGCCGACCACCGGCTTCCAGCGGGTGATCCAGCGCGCCGTCATCCATGTCCAATCCTCGGGCCGCGACCAGGTCACCGGGGCCAATGTGCTGGTCGCGATCTTCGGCGAGCGCGAAAGCCATGCCGCCTATTTCCTGCAGGAGCAGGACATGACCCGGCTGGACGCGGTCAGTTACATCAGCCACGGCGTCGCCAAACGTCCCGGCCACGGCGAAAGCCGCCCGGTGCGCGGCGCCGAGGAAGACAACAGCGAGGCGCCCGGCGCCCAGCGCCGCCCGCCCGAGGGCGGCAGCGCCCCGCGCAAGGGCGAGGCGCTGGCCGCCTATGCCGTCAACCTCAACCGCAAGGCGGCCGACGGCAAGATCGACCCGGTGATCGGCCGCGAGCCGGAAATCGAGCGCACGATCCAGATCCTGTGCCGCCGGCAGAAGAACAACCCGCTGCTGGTGGGCGATCCGGGCGTGGGCAAGACCGCGATCGCCGAAGGCCTGGCGCTGAAGATCGTCGAGGGCGACGTGCCCGAGGTGCTGTTCAACGCGGTGATCTATTCGCTCGACATGGGCACCCTGCTGGCCGGCACCCGCTACCGCGGCGATTTCGAAGAACGCCTGAAGGCGGTGATCAGCGAGATCGAGCAGACGCCGGGCGCCATCCTGTTCATCGACGAGATCCACACCGTGATCGGCGCCGGCGCCACCTCCGGCGGGTCGATGGATGCCTCCAACCTGCTCAAGCCCGCCCTGGCCCAGGGTTCCCTGCGCTGCATCGGCTCGACCACCTACAAGGAGTTCCGCTCGTACTTCGAAAAGGACCGCGCCCTGTTGCGCCGGTTCCAGAAGATCGACGTGAACGAACCCTCGGTGCCGGACTCGATCAAGATCCTCAAAGGACTCAAGCCCTATTTCGAGGAGCACCACCAGGTCCGTTACACCAACGACGCGATCAAGGCGGCGGTGGAACTGGCGGCCAAGTACATCAACGACCGCAAGCTGCCCGACAAGGCGATCGACGTGATCGACGAGTCCGGCGCCGCCCAGATGCTGCTGCCCCCGGCCCGCCGGCGCAAGACCATCGGGGTGAAGGAGATCGAGGCGGTGGTCGCCAAGATCGCGCGCATTCCCCCCAAATCGGTCTCGAAAGATGACCGCGCCCTGCTGCGCAACCTGGAGACCGAACTCCAGCGCGTCGTCTACGGCCAGGATGCGGCGATCAACGCGCTGGCGGCGGCGATCAAGCTGGCCCGCGCCGGCCTGCGCGAGGGCGAGAAGCCGATCGGCTCCTATCTCTTCTCCGGGCCCACCGGGGTGGGCAAGACCGAGGTCGCCCGCCAGCTCGCCAAGATCATGGGCGTCGAGCTGATCCGCTTCGACATGTCGGAATACATGGAACGCCACACGGTCTCGCGCCTGATCGGCGCGCCGCCGGGCTATGTCGGCTTCGACCAGGGCGGCCTGCTGACCGACGCGGTCGACCAGCATCCGCACTGCGTGCTCCTGCTCGACGAGATCGAGAAGGCGCACCCTGACCTGTTCAACATCCTGTTGCAGGTCATGGACCACGGCAAGCTGACCGATCACAACGGCAAGAAGATCGACTTCCGCAATGTCGTGCTGATCATGACCACCAATGCCGGGGCCTCGGAAGCGGCCAAGACGGCGATTGGTTTCGGCCGGACGACGAATTTCGGCGCCGACGAGGATGCGATCAAGCGCCTGTTCACGCCGGAGTTCCGCAACCGTCTCGACGCCGTGGTGCCCTTCGGCGGCCTGACGCCGGAGATCATCGCCAAGGTCGTGGACAAGTTCATCGCCGAACTGGAATTCCAGCTCGGCGACCGCGGCGTGGAAATCACGGTCAGCCAGGCCGCGCGCACGCATCTGGCGACCACCGGCTTCGATCCGCTCTTCGGGGCCCGGCCGCTGGCCCGGGTGATCGCCGAGAAGGTCAAGAAGCCGCTGGCCGACGACCTGCTGTTCGGCAAGCTGGCCCGCGGCGGCACGGTCCACGTCGATCTCAAGGACGGCGAACTGATCTTCGAGATCGAGGCGGCCAAGCGTCCGCACCCGACGGAAGACGACGGCGACGCCGAGCGTACGCCCGAGTTGACGCACTGA
- the clpS gene encoding ATP-dependent Clp protease adapter ClpS, which produces MKTYRPTTPLPSPDLPGEPHAGGAAGPVHATGGGQDGDGGNQTGLLTRTLPKTARPSLYRVLLLNDDYTPMEFVVHILERFFHKNLEEATQIMLHVHQKGVGVCGIFTYEVAETKVTQVVDFARRHQHPLQCTMEKE; this is translated from the coding sequence ATGAAGACATATCGCCCCACGACCCCACTGCCGTCCCCCGACCTTCCAGGCGAACCGCATGCCGGCGGCGCGGCCGGGCCTGTGCACGCGACGGGCGGGGGCCAGGATGGCGACGGCGGCAACCAGACCGGGCTTCTGACGCGGACGCTGCCCAAGACGGCACGCCCGTCCCTCTACCGGGTGCTTCTCCTGAACGACGACTACACCCCCATGGAGTTCGTCGTTCACATCCTCGAGCGGTTCTTCCACAAGAATCTGGAAGAGGCGACACAGATCATGCTTCACGTGCATCAGAAGGGCGTCGGCGTCTGCGGCATTTTCACCTACGAGGTCGCGGAGACGAAAGTCACGCAAGTGGTGGATTTCGCCCGTCGACACCAGCATCCCCTTCAATGCACGATGGAGAAGGAATAG
- a CDS encoding cupin domain-containing protein has protein sequence MSPAIFTHRSAKPIAEVDAPWPGTAIAGTPQTVTLNGYASADGKKLMGTWQSTPGTWAIDYDSWEYCHLLEGHCVITAEGRDPVHLRAGDIFIVEPGTKGTWEVLETIRKYYVFVLAD, from the coding sequence ATGAGCCCCGCCATCTTCACCCATCGCAGCGCCAAGCCCATCGCGGAAGTTGACGCCCCCTGGCCCGGCACGGCCATTGCCGGCACCCCGCAGACCGTCACGCTCAACGGCTATGCCTCGGCCGACGGCAAGAAGCTGATGGGAACCTGGCAATCGACCCCCGGCACCTGGGCGATCGACTACGATTCCTGGGAATACTGCCACCTGCTCGAGGGCCACTGCGTGATCACCGCCGAGGGCCGGGACCCGGTTCACCTGCGGGCCGGCGACATCTTCATCGTCGAACCGGGCACCAAGGGAACCTGGGAAGTCCTGGAGACGATCCGCAAATACTACGTCTTCGTCCTGGCCGACTGA
- a CDS encoding phasin family protein: MTTTTETATETFKATAEQVKGKMEQALKTFEEAGSLSKDTYEAFVSSFNITVKGVESVTTETAAYAKKAVEDLVAVSKAVVGAKSLREVVDLQNDFTKSAFDAFLAYTNKVGEMTVTLTQSAVEPVSRQLGVAFKKFATPVA, translated from the coding sequence ATGACCACCACCACTGAAACCGCGACCGAGACCTTCAAGGCCACTGCCGAGCAGGTCAAGGGTAAGATGGAGCAGGCGCTGAAGACCTTCGAAGAGGCCGGCTCGCTCTCCAAGGACACCTACGAGGCGTTCGTCTCGTCCTTCAACATCACCGTCAAGGGCGTCGAAAGCGTCACCACCGAGACCGCGGCCTATGCCAAGAAGGCGGTCGAGGATCTGGTTGCGGTGTCCAAGGCCGTGGTCGGCGCCAAGAGCCTGCGCGAAGTCGTCGACCTGCAGAACGATTTCACCAAGTCGGCTTTCGATGCCTTCCTCGCCTACACCAACAAGGTCGGCGAGATGACCGTGACCCTGACCCAGTCCGCGGTCGAGCCGGTCAGCCGTCAGCTGGGCGTTGCCTTCAAGAAGTTCGCCACCCCGGTCGCCTGA
- a CDS encoding D-alanyl-D-alanine carboxypeptidase family protein translates to MLVALAIATAGVAASNAAGAAPQYAVVIVDADTGRVILSDSPTAQTHPASLTKMMTLYLTFDAIKAGSLSLDQRITVSAEAASRPPTKLGIGAGKTIAVKDAIMALITLSANDMSVALAEAIAGSEGAFARRMTSRARELGMSATVFRNANGLPDPGQVTNAADMTRLGLALMRDHADYYPYFATVDWRYGGKVIRNHNRMLGRYEGTNGIKTGYIKASGFNLVVSVERDGHHLVGAIFGGSSARARDDHMIELLDAAFARIEARPEMLVAGGETIRPNAVQAPKPIAVAAARPAAPAPAPPAPADVALAAAALDAKIAEVDSSAEDESEIAYAAPPAAPMTRPAAAVPAPVATPAATAVPAPVAAAPAAPAPRPAAPAAVAAAKPAPAKPAPAKPAPGTLEAQVAEAHQRATAGETWGVQIGAFRRQDAAIDHLNDAAKIAPSMLNAARMAVHQGTDDKGTIYRARFVGLTETSARQACLKLREKSVSCIALKVPSTVAASAMAGTTN, encoded by the coding sequence TTGCTCGTCGCCCTGGCGATCGCGACGGCAGGCGTGGCGGCGAGCAATGCCGCCGGCGCGGCACCCCAGTATGCCGTGGTCATCGTCGATGCCGATACCGGCCGGGTCATCCTGTCGGACAGCCCGACCGCGCAGACCCATCCGGCGTCCCTGACCAAGATGATGACGCTGTACCTGACCTTCGACGCCATCAAGGCCGGCAGCCTGAGCCTCGATCAACGCATCACCGTGTCGGCCGAGGCCGCGTCACGCCCGCCGACCAAGCTGGGCATCGGCGCCGGCAAGACCATCGCGGTCAAGGATGCGATCATGGCGCTGATCACCCTGTCGGCCAACGACATGTCGGTCGCGCTGGCCGAAGCGATCGCCGGCTCGGAAGGTGCCTTCGCCCGGCGCATGACCTCGCGTGCCCGCGAACTGGGCATGAGCGCCACCGTGTTCCGCAATGCCAACGGCCTGCCTGATCCCGGCCAGGTTACCAACGCCGCCGACATGACCAGGCTGGGCCTGGCGCTGATGCGTGATCATGCCGATTACTACCCCTATTTCGCCACGGTGGACTGGCGCTATGGCGGCAAGGTGATCCGCAACCACAATCGCATGCTGGGCCGCTACGAAGGCACCAATGGGATCAAGACCGGTTACATCAAGGCCTCGGGCTTCAACCTGGTGGTTTCGGTGGAACGCGACGGGCACCATCTGGTGGGCGCCATTTTCGGCGGCTCGTCGGCGCGGGCCCGCGACGACCACATGATCGAACTGCTCGATGCCGCCTTCGCCCGCATCGAGGCAAGGCCGGAAATGCTCGTCGCCGGCGGCGAGACCATCCGCCCCAACGCGGTCCAGGCCCCCAAGCCGATCGCCGTCGCCGCGGCCAGGCCGGCAGCACCCGCCCCGGCGCCCCCTGCCCCGGCCGATGTCGCCCTGGCCGCCGCCGCGCTCGACGCCAAGATCGCCGAGGTCGACAGCAGCGCCGAAGACGAGAGCGAAATCGCCTATGCCGCCCCGCCGGCCGCGCCGATGACCCGCCCGGCCGCCGCCGTGCCTGCCCCTGTTGCCACCCCCGCGGCGACTGCCGTCCCGGCACCGGTCGCCGCCGCCCCCGCTGCGCCGGCACCCCGCCCGGCCGCGCCGGCTGCCGTGGCCGCCGCCAAGCCCGCGCCGGCAAAACCGGCACCCGCCAAGCCTGCTCCCGGCACGCTGGAAGCCCAGGTCGCGGAGGCCCATCAGCGCGCCACCGCCGGCGAGACCTGGGGCGTTCAGATCGGTGCCTTCCGCCGCCAGGACGCGGCGATCGACCATCTCAACGATGCCGCCAAGATCGCCCCCTCGATGCTCAATGCCGCCCGCATGGCGGTGCACCAGGGCACCGACGACAAGGGCACGATCTATCGCGCCCGCTTCGTCGGCCTGACCGAGACCTCGGCCCGCCAGGCGTGCCTGAAGCTGCGCGAGAAATCGGTTTCCTGCATCGCCTTGAAGGTGCCGTCGACCGTGGCCGCCAGCGCGATGGCCGGCACCACCAACTAG